A genomic stretch from Helianthus annuus cultivar XRQ/B chromosome 1, HanXRQr2.0-SUNRISE, whole genome shotgun sequence includes:
- the LOC110929395 gene encoding uncharacterized protein LOC110929395, whose translation MIESERLNFIRFQQIKLRSDSLNSLKNVQEVGQSDLSHTGQPVILPSSFTGGSRYMMQNYLDAMALCRTYGYPDFFITITCNPKWPEIVRFIGDSSIKPEDRPDILCRLFNMKLDELIKDLKQKKIFDDINAVVYTVEFQKRGLPHAHICLFMKADHKLPTVEHIDPFISAEIPDKNKDPELRRDSGHTVVKKGVTLDNRSVVPYNKKLLKRYQAHINVEWCNQAGSIKYLFKYINKGPDRATVAVFDSDRGPDEEIPKDEIKEYYEARYVSACEASWRIFANDVHCRYPSVMRLPFHLLGQQNVVFSCDDDIEDVLNKPQVNSSIFLEWMKMNNSKPEARELTYVEFPSKYVWKLKDRCWQPRQNYVVIGRIYFASPSLGEAYYLRILLTKVKGPRSFEEIRTYDGVVYPTFRDACYACGLLDDDNEYIECIKESSFTGNGHYLRSLFGTLFLSNTLSRPEVVWEKTCELLSEDILYNMRKDTGMSGFVVSDERLKNIMLSKIEKFLIRNGSSLHRFPPMPYPDDDYLMSDSNRLINEELSFDTDELRAEFNNLHRSLNDDQRAVYNEIMDAVRSGKGGVFFVYGYGGTGKTFLWKTLGASIICNGQIVINVASNGIASLLLSRELPFGGKAIVFGGDIRQILPVVQNGSRQEIVNASLCLSHIWSSCKVLKLTTNMRLSVGSSSSNIEEINEFGKWLLEIGEGNVGDCNDGDANIEIPDHLLIIDENDPIQGLIDFVYPSVLHRFKDRDYFSERAILAPKNEVVHEINDRLLALFPGEEVECLNSDSLCPTEEINDPLHQDLYNPDVLNSVKVSGLPNHRLVLKLGVPVMLLRNIDPQNGLCNGTRLQITRLGKRVIEAEILSGSNVGSRTYIPRISMIPSNKKIPFKFQQSQGQSLSRVGLYLRDPVFSHGQLYVALSRVKTKDGVKVLIFDKDGRTTNKTANVVYKEIFGKL comes from the exons ATGATTGAAAGTGAGAGGCTAAACTTCATACGTTTTCAACAAATCAAACTGAGATCTGACTCGCTTAACAGTCTTAAAAATGTTCAAGAGGTTGGTCAGAGTGATTTGAGTCATACAGGACAACCTGTTATATTACCGTCATCGTTTACAGGTGGTTCTCGGTACATGATGCAAAACTACTTGGATGCTATGGCATTATGTCGGACGTATGGGTATCCTGATTTCTTTATCACAATCACATGTAATCCGAAATGGCCTGAAATTGTAAGATTTATTGGTGACTCATCAATTAAGCCAGAAGACAGACCTGACATACTTTGTCGATTGTTTAATATGAAACTTGATGAATTGATAAAAGATCTGAAGCAAAAGAAAATATTTGACGATATTAATGCAG tTGTTTACACAGTTGAGTTTCAAAAGCGTGGTTTGCCACATGCGCATATTTGCTTATTTATGAAAGCTGATCATAAACTTCCTACGGTTGAACACATCGATCCCTTTATCTCAGCTGAAATTCCTGATAAAAACAAGGATCCTGAATT GAGAAGAGATTCTGGTCACACGGTTGTGAAGAAGGGTGTTACTTTGGACAATAGGAGTGTAGTTCCATACAACAAAAAGCTTCTTAAAAGGTATCAGGCGCACATCAACGTGGAGTGGTGCAATCAGGCTGGTTCAATTAAGTATTTGTTTAAATACATTAATAAAGGACCTGATCGAGCCACTGTTGCTGTTTTTGATTCAGACAGAGGTCCAGATGAGGAGATCCCAAAAGATGAAATTAAAGAATATTACGAAGCTAGATATGTTTCCGCATGTGAAGCCAGCTGGAGAATATTTGCCAATGATGTTCATTGTAGGTATCCTTCTGTTATGAGATTACCCTTTCATCTACTTGGACAACAAAATGTTGTATTTAGTTGTGACGACGATATTGAGGATGTCCTAAACAAACCTCAAGTAAATTCCTCTATTTTCTTAGAATGGATGAAGATGAACAATTCTAAGCCTGAAGCAAGAGAACTTACTTATGTTGAGTTTCCTTCAAAATATGTGTGGAAGTTAAAAGATCGTTGCTGGCAGCCACGCCAAAATTATGTTGTTATTGGGAGAATTTATTTTGCGTCTCCTTCTCTTGGTGAGGCTTATTACCTAAGAATTCTTCTTACTAAGGTTAAAGGACCACGATCATTTGAAGAAATCAGAACATATGATGGTGTTGTTTATCCTACTTTTAGGGACGCGTGTTATGCCTGTGGCCTGTTAGATGATGACAATGAATATATTGAGTGTATTAAAGAATCCAGTTTCACTGGAAACGGTCATTATCTACGTTCTTTGTTTGGAACACTATTTTTGTCTAATACGCTTTCAAGACCTGAAGTTGTTTGGGAGAAAACGTGTGAGCTATTGTCCGAGGACATCTTATACAATATGCGGAAAGATACTGGCATGAGCG GATTCGTTGTTTCTGACGAACGTTTAAAGAATATAATGTTGTCCAAAATCGAAAAATTTCTTATTCGTAATGGATCCAGCTTGCACAGGTTCCCACCAATGCCTTATCCTGATGATGACTATCTAATGTCCGATAGCAACCGTCTGATAAATGAGGAGCTTTCTTTTGACACGGATGAACTTAGGGCTGAGTTCAATAATCTTCACAGGTCTCTAAACGACGATCAAAGAGCAGTGTATAATGAGATTATGGATGCTGTTCGAAGTGGAAAGGGTGGTGTGTTTTTTGTGTACGGTTATGGTGGTACGGGCAAGACCTTTCTGTGGAAAACTTTAGGTGCTTCCATTATATGCAATGGACAGATTGTTATTAATGTTGCTTCAAATGGTATTGCATCTTTGTTGTTATCACGAG AACTTCCATTTGGTGGAAAAGCTATTGTCTTTGGTGGTGACATTAGACAAATCCTACCTGTTGTACAAAATGGAAGCAGGCAAGAAATCGTAAACGCCTCTTTATGTTTATCCCACATCTGGTCCAGTTGCAAGGTGTTAAAACTGACAACCAACATGCGTTTGTCGGTTGGATCCAGTAGCTCAAACATCGAGGAGATAAATGAATTTGGTAAATGGCTTCTTGAGATCGGCGAAGGCAATGTTGGTGATTGTAACGATGGTGATGCAAATATTGAAATACCTGATCATCTTTTAATAATTGATGAAAATGATCCAATTCAAGGTTTGATTGACTTTGTATATCCTTCAGTGCTTCATCGTTTTAAAGACCGTGACTACTTTTCTGAAAGAGCTATACTCGCTCCTAAGAATGAAGTTGTTCATGAGATAAATGATCGTTTGCTTGCGTTGTTTCCCGGTGAAGAAGTAGAGTGTCTTAACTCTGATAGTTTATGTCCGACTGAGGAAATTAATGATCCGTTACATCAAGATTTATATAATCCAGATGTCTTAAACAGTGTGAAAGTATCAGGATTACCAAATCATAGATTGGTATTAAAATTGGGTGTTCCGGTTATGCTTTTGAGGAATATTGATCCGCAAAACGGTCTGTGTAATGGTACGCGTCTTCAAATCACACGTCTTGGTAAACGTGTTATCGAGGCTGAGATATTATCGGGAAGTAATGTTGGTTCAAGAACTTACATCCCAAGAATTAGCATGATACCATCTAACAAGAAAATACCCTTCAAGTTTCAACAAAG TCAAGGACAATCTCTATCGAGAGTTGGTCTATACCTGAGAGACCCTGTGTTCTCACATGGTCAGCTTTATGTTGCTTTGTCGAGAGTAAAGACTAAAGATGGCGTTAAGGTTTTAATATTCGACAAAGATGGGAGGACAACAAATAAAACTGCAAACGTTGTTTACAAAGAAATATTCGGGAAATTGTAG